A single genomic interval of Rhinopithecus roxellana isolate Shanxi Qingling chromosome 11, ASM756505v1, whole genome shotgun sequence harbors:
- the LOC104678924 gene encoding aldo-keto reductase family 1 member C3 homolog, producing MDSKHQRVKLNDGHFMPVLGFGTYAPPEVPRSKALEVTKLAIEAGFRHIDSAHLYNNEEQVGLAIRSKIADGSVKREDIFYTSKLWSTFHRPELVRPALENSLKNAQLDYVDLYLIHSPVSLKPGEELSPRDENGKIIFDIVDLCTTWEAMEKCKDAGLAKSIGVSNFNHRLLEMILNKPGLKYKPVCNQVECHPYFNQSKLLDFCKSKDIVLVAYSALGSQRDKRWVDPNSPVLLEDPVLCSLAKKHKRTPALIALRYQLQRGVVVLAKSYNEQRIRENVQVFEFQLTSEDMKAIDGLNRNLRYFNSDSLASHPNYPYSDEY from the exons ATGGATTCCAAACACCAGCGTGTGAAGCTAAATGATGGCCACTTCATGCCTGTATTGGGATTTGGCACCTATGCACCTCCAGAG GTTCCCAGAAGTAAAGCTTTGGAGGTCACAAAATTAGCAATAGAAGCTGGGTTCCGCCATATAGATTCTGCTCATTTGTACAATAATGAGGAGCAGGTTGGACTGGCCATCCGAAGCAAGATTGCAGATGGCAGTGTGAAGAGAGAAGACATATTCTACACTTCAAAG CTTTGGTCCACTTTTCATCGACCAGAGTTAGTCCGACCAGCCTTGGAAAACTCGCTGAAAAATGCTCAATTGGACTATGTTGACCTCTATCTCATTCATTCTCCAGTGTCTCTAAAG CCAGGTGAGGAACTTTCACCAagagatgaaaatggaaaaataatatttgacatAGTGGATCTGTGTACCACTTGGGAG GCCATGGAGAAGTGTAAGGATGCAGGTTTGGCCAAGTCCATCGGGGTGTCAAACTTTAACCACAGGCTACTGGAGATGATCCTCAACAAGCCAGGACTCAAGTACAAGCCCGTCTGCAACCAG GTAGAATGTCATCCGTATTTCAACCAGAGTAAATTGCTAGATTTCTGCAAGTCAAAAGATATTGTTCTGGTTGCCTATAGTGCTCTGGGATCTCAGCGAGACAAACGATG GGTGGACCCAAACTCCCCGGTTCTCTTGGAGGACCCAGTCCTTTGTTCCTTGGCAAAAAAGCACAAGCGAACCCCAGCACTGATTGCCCTGCGCTACCAGCTGCAGCGTGGCGTTGTGGTCCTGGCCAAGAGCTACAACGAGCAACGGATCAGAGAGAACGTGCAG GTTTTTGAATTCCAGTTGACTTCAGAGGACATGAAAGCCATAGATGGCCTAAACAGAAATCTCCGATATTTTAACAGTGATAG TCTCGCTAGCCACCCTAATTATCCATATTCAGATGAATATTAA